One window of Triticum dicoccoides isolate Atlit2015 ecotype Zavitan chromosome 5A, WEW_v2.0, whole genome shotgun sequence genomic DNA carries:
- the LOC119301283 gene encoding rab3 GTPase-activating protein non-catalytic subunit-like, producing MARRGHHLTEVALLASASGCLAAAGAGEREGWLDDPAVLLSLGPRARDLAVASAARSVLGIVPVAGGGGVTVKPALGPDDGRISAVEWVPLDAEGAQGEEGMALVAGTDAGWLLFYSLAGDLLHKQSIYPAKILKLNFSERKENAWEDAGSDELSVVFPGVIARCDGADLQIMLQKSFQEVKSRMWKDKFEQEDGEDTSSFEKIPLQIWNVSKFSSCVDAAIVGLMPPPLLELQSSQRHYCAITVGEDAVVSAYRLSEDRSRSLVGAILSRGVAATFSTISSLSKILWRSEPSPTKKSRPKPQAFAKTSPLTCLKDSPRKGERLTLSPSGTLAAITDSLGRILLLDTRALVAVRLWKGYRDASCLFVEMLRNKDKASSSSMHLDYTKSDYCLCLAIHAPRKGIIEVWQMRTGQRLLTIPCPKGSRILQPSTRFSSSAFSSYMPLEVYLFNGDSGQLSVLNRHIG from the exons ATGGCGCGGCGGGGCCACCACCTGACCGAGGTAGCCCTCCTCGCGTCCGCCTCGGGGTGCCTCGCGGCCGCGGGGGCCGGCGAGCGGGAGGGGTGGCTGGACGACCCCGCGGTGCTCCTCTCGCTCGGGCCCCGCGCGCGCGACCTCGCCGTGGCCAGCGCCGCGAGGTCCGTGCTGGGGATCGTCCcagtcgcgggcggcggcggggtcacGGTGAAGCCCGCGCTGGGGCCCGACGACGGCCGGATCTCCGCCGTCGAGTGGGTCCCGCTCGACGCGGAGGGGGCGCAAGGGGAGGAGGGAATGGCCCTCGTGGCGGGCACCGACGCCGGGTGGCTCCTCTTCTACTCGCTCGCCGGCGATCTCCTGCATAAGCAG AGTATATATCCTGCGAAAATACTGAAGCTTAACTTCAGTGAGAGAAAGGAAAATGCTTGGGAAGATGCAGGTTCAGATGAGCTTTCCGTGGTTTTTCCCGGTGTTATTGCACGTTGTGATGGTGCTGACCTTCAG ATCATGCTTCAAAAATCATTTCAAGAAGTTAAATCGCGCATGTGGAAAGATAAGTTTGAACAGGAAGATGGTGAGGACACGAGTTCTTTTGAAAAGATACCTCTTCAGATTTGGAACGTAAGCAAGTTCAGCTCTTGTGTTGATGCTGCAATTGTTGGGCTAATGCCACCTCCTCTGTTAGAACTTCAG TCGAGTCAGCGCCACTACTGTGCCATTACAGTTGGAGAGGATGCTGTCGTCTCAGCATATAG GTTATCTGAAGACAGAAGCAGGTCATTAGTTGGAGCAATTTTGTCAAGAGGTGTAGCTGCAACATTTTCGACAATATCATCTTTGTCCAAAATTCTGTGGCGGAGTGAACCATCACCGACTAAGAAGTCACGGCCAAAGCCTCAAGCCTTTGCAAAAA CATCACCTCTCACATGCTTGAAAGACTCACCAAGGAAGGGAGAACGACTTACACTCTCCCCAAGTGGTACATTGGCTGCAATAACTGATTCTCTTGGACGAATACTACTGCTGGACACTCGTGCCCTTGTGGCTGTGCGGTTATGGAAG GGTTATCGTGATGCTTCTTGTCTTTTTGTGGAGATGCTTCGTAACAAAGACAAGGCGTCATCAAGCTCAATGCACTTGGATTATACAAAGAGTGACTATTGCTTGTGCCTAGCAATCCATGCCCCACGGAAAGGCATAATTGAG GTTTGGCAGATGCGGACTGGGCAACGTCTCCTAACCATCCCATGCCCCAAGGGAAGCAGGATTTTGCAGCCGTCGACGAGGTTCTCATCGTCGGCGTTCTCATCGTATATGCCGTTGGAGGTTTACTTGTTCAATGGAGACTCCGGGCAGTTGTCTGTTTTGAATAGGCATATTGGATGA